One window of the Nothobranchius furzeri strain GRZ-AD chromosome 3, NfurGRZ-RIMD1, whole genome shotgun sequence genome contains the following:
- the ora2 gene encoding LOW QUALITY PROTEIN: olfactory receptor class A related 2 (The sequence of the model RefSeq protein was modified relative to this genomic sequence to represent the inferred CDS: inserted 1 base in 1 codon) has protein sequence MLSEVGVRGTLYLSLTVVGVPGNTAVIAAFLHLIYEDTGLLTADAIVLHLACVNLLVVTVRCLLETIASFSLTNVFGDVGCKAVIFIYRTSRAPSIWLTFLLSAYQCLSIXPPGSRWAFVRALVAQNLVFVFLFLWVLNTSLSAGAIMFSVSSSNGSNLTRSAINAQFCYVNFPTEQLKETYGALQVSRDAVPMALMTLASLMILLLLYKHSQQMKGLSSSSGGGAGGGGAKQRAAKVVVVLVTMYVVLYGVDNGLWVYTLTLKQTMTSSLISDLRVFFASLYAALSPLIIIMSNRKVNSTLRCVRQARPVVGKTSCLSAV, from the exons ATGTTATCTGAGGTTGGTGTTCGCGGGACTCTTTATCTGTCGCTCACAGTTGTGGGAGTTCCAGGTAACACTGCTGTAATTGCTGCATTCCTCCACCTGATCTATGAGGACACAGGGCTCCTCACAGCAGACGCCATCGTCCTCCACCTGGCCTGTGTCAACCTGCTGGTGGTGACCGTACGCTGCCTCCTGGAGACCATCGCATCCTTCAGTCTGACCAATGTCTTTGGAGACGTGGGCTGTAAAGCTGTAATCTTCATCTACAGAACATCTCGAGCCCCCTCCATCTGGCTCACCTTCCTCCTGAGTGCTTACCAGTGTCTCAGCA ACCCTCCTGGATCGCGCTGGGCCTTCGTTCGCGCCTTAGTTGCCCAAAATTTGGTATTTGTGTTTCTCTTTCTCTGGGTCCTCAACACCAGCCTCAGTGCAGGAGCGATAATGTTCTCAGTCAGTTCCAGTAATGGCTCCAACTTGACTAGAAGCGCCATCAATGCACAATTCTGCTACGTAAACTTTCCTACAGAGCAGCTCAAAGAGACCTACGGGGCTCTGCAGGTGAGCAGAGATGCGGTGCCCATGGCTCTCATGACTCTAGCCAGCCTGATGATACTACTCCTCCTCTACAAGCACAGCCAGCAGATGAAGGggctcagcagcagcagcggcggtGGTGCTGGTGGTGGAGGGGCCAAGCAAAGGGCTGCCAAAGTTGTGGTGGTTCTCGTGACGATGTACGTGGTCCTGTACGGGGTGGATAATGGACTGTGGGTGTACACCCTCACTTTGAAACAGACAATGACCTCATCTCTGATCTCCGACCTGCGTGTGTTTTTTGCTTCTCTGTACGCAGCACTAAGCCCTCTGATCATCATCATGTCGAACAGGAAGGTGAACAGCACGCTAAGGTGTGTGAGACAGGCCAGGCCTGTTGTGGGGAAGACTTCATGTCTGTCTGCTGTGTGA